A single window of Eucalyptus grandis isolate ANBG69807.140 chromosome 1, ASM1654582v1, whole genome shotgun sequence DNA harbors:
- the LOC104455516 gene encoding UDP-glycosyltransferase 76F1 gives MNPRNNHRLILFPHPFQGHMNSMLQLGRILYARGFSITIVHTNFNAPDPSSHPNFAFQSITDGIDQSEASTLDTRGLLALLDVRCAVPFEECLREIVSSQGGDAAPIACLISDSMFSFTCSVAQRLKVHALVLRTAGAAFLYIATIFPVLKEKGYVPVLGSRSEEAVKEFPPLLVKDIPAVDPQKPEVMFRILDNLIAVIKDSSGVIINTFEELEHSDLASLREVLSVPFFPIGPSHRFCVTSPSSSSQAEDTDCISWLDKQPPKSVIYVSFGSLAAMSEAEMLEIALGLADSEQPFLWVVRPRSVRDPEWLEKSPSHFLKALEGRGKIVKWAPQKEVLAHPAVGAFWTHSGWNSTLESISEGVPMLCMPRFADQGVNARYVSDVWRIGVHLNGGLERENIARSIKRLLAEREGAEIRERALVLKEKASISVRQGGPSYQALDALISHILSFK, from the exons ATGAACCCAAGAAACAACCACCGTCTGATCCTCTTTCCTCATCCATTCCAAggccacatgaattcaatgctCCAACTGGGTCGGATCCTTTACGCCCGAGGCTTCTCCATCACCATCGTCCACACCAACTTCAACGCCCCAGATCCGTCCTCCCACCCCAACTTTGCCTTCCAATCCATCACGGACGGCATCGACCAATCAGAGGCTTCCACGCTGGACACCCGGGGCCTCCTCGCACTCCTCGACGTCCGGTGCGCGGTCCCCTTCGAGGAATGCCTGCGGGAAATAGTGTCATCGCAGGGTGGCGATGCGGCGCCCATCGCTTGCTTGATATCAGATTCTATGTTCAGCTTTACGTGCAGTGTAGCCCAGAGGCTGAAGGTCCATGCATTGGTGCTGCGGACCGCCGGCGCAGCTTTTCTTTATATTGCTACCATATTTCCCGTTCTCAAGGAGAAAGGATACGTTCCGGTACTTG GTTCCCGATCCGAAGAGGCAGTGAAGGAGTTTCCGCCCTTACTAGTTAAAGACATCCCGGCAGTCGATCCACAGAAACCGGAGGTAATGTTCCGAATTTTGGATAACCTGATCGCAGTAATCAAGGACTCTTCTGGCGTCATCATCAACACATTCGAAGAGCTTGAGCACTCTGATCTCGCGTCGCTCCGGGAAGTTTTGTCAGTTCCTTTTTTTCCGATCGGTCCATCTCACAGATTCTGCGTGACATCTCCTTCGAGCAGCTCACAAGCAGAGGACACGGACTGCATCTCCTGGCTAGACAAACAGCCGCCCAAGTCTGTGATCTACGTGAGCTTTGGGAGCCTCGCGGCCATGAGCGAGGCAGAAATGTTGGAGATTGCGTTAGGCCTAGCTGACTCGGAGCAGCCCTTTTTATGGGTGGTCCGGCCCAGGTCAGTCCGCGATCCGGAGTGGCTAGAGAAGTCACCGAGCCACTTTCTCAAGGCATTGGAAGGGAGAGGGAAGATAGTGAAATGGGCACCCCAGAAGGAAGTGTTGGCTCATCCTGCTGTCGGAGCATTTTGGACCCACAGCGGTTGGAACTCAACTTTGGAAAGCATAAGTGAAGGAGTGCCAATGTTGTGCATGCCTCGTTTTGCTGATCAAGGAGTGAATGCAAGGTATGTGAGCGATGTTTGGAGAATTGGAGTGCACTTGAATGGTGGgcttgagagagagaacatTGCAAGGTCCATCAAGAGGCTGCTGGCGGAGAGAGAAGGAGCAGAAATAAGAGAGAGGGCATTGGTTTTGAAGGAGAAGGCCAGTATCTCCGTGCGACAAGGCGGCCCTTCATACCAAGCCTTGGATGCTTTGATCAGTCACATATTGTCTTTTAAATGA